From one Lycium barbarum isolate Lr01 chromosome 6, ASM1917538v2, whole genome shotgun sequence genomic stretch:
- the LOC132645947 gene encoding ferritin-like catalase Nec2 has product MALISVSTCFLIIYMVVSETLCVSFSYDINTCPSGYPEKGVAVDKQDIDKMQFPVNLEFLEAEYFSWATYGYGLDVVAPKLAMGGPPPIGGRKANLDPLTKNIIMEFANQEVGHLRALNSTVGVFPRPLLDLSAKNFGKIFDEAFGYKLIPPFDPYRDSLSYMLSCYVIPYVGLVGYVGTNPNINGYETKRLLAGLLGVESGQDAVIRMYLYERAAQFVFPYKHTVADFTSRISELRNKLAKCGNKDEGLFVPPQLGAENRTISNVLSEDFNSISYKRTPAEILRIVYGSGDEHVPGGFYPNGANGRIAREFLKQPY; this is encoded by the exons ATGGCTCTTATATCTGTCTCCACCTGCTTCTTGATCATTTACATGGTCGTTAGTGAAACTCTCTGTGTGTCATTTTCATATGATATAAATACTTGTCCATCAGGTTACCCAGAGAAGGGAGTGGCAGTGGACAAACAAGACATAGACAAGATGCAATTTCCAGTGAACTTGGAGTTCTTGGAAGCTGAATATTTCTCATGGGCTACTTATGGATATGGTCTTGATGTAGTAGCACCAAAATTGGCTATGGGTGGGCCTCCTCCTATTGGTGGCCGAAAAGCAAATCTTGATCCACTTACGAAGAATATTATTATGGAGTTTGCTAATCAAGAAGTCGGTCATCTAAG GGCACTTAACTCGACAGTTGGTGTTTTTCCAAGACCTTTGTTGGATCTAAGTGCTAAAAATTTCGGAAAGATATTTGACGAAGCATTTGGATACAAATTGATACCTCCATTTGATCCATATAGAGACAGCTTGAGCTACATGTTATCCTGCTATGTAATTCCATATGTTGGATTAGTTGGTTATGTTGGTACCAATCCCAATATCAATGGCTACGAAACCAAAAGG CTTTTGGCAGGATTATTGGGTGTTGAATCAGGACAAGACGCAGTTATCAGGATGTACCTCTATGAGAGAGCGGCACAATTTGTTTTTCCCTACAAACACACAGTAGCTGACTTCACGTCTCGTATATCAGAACTAAGAAATAAATTAGCAAAATGTGGGAACAAAGACGAAGGCCTATTTGTTCCGCCACAACTTGGAGCAGAAAATCGGACAATAAGTAACGTATTATCGGAAGATTTTAATTCAATTTCTTACAAAAGAACTCCTGCTGAGATTCTGAGGATCGTGTACGGCTCTGGTGATGAACATGTGCCTGGTGGATTTTATCCTAATGGTGCTAATGGAAGGATTGCCAGGGAATTTCTGAAACAGCCATATTGA
- the LOC132600088 gene encoding glutathione transferase GST 23-like: MSTKADLKLLGTRVSPFVWTVIWALKLKGLDYEFIEEDLSNKSPLLLEMNPIDKTVPVLVHGGKPICESLIILQYIDDTWPQNPILPRDPFQRASARFWANFSEEKLCGPSRDAFYYTGEKQAKGVETMKEALGILESELTGKKFFGGDEIGYVDIVVGWSTYWLQFVEVAAKYKAMDSTNYPQMDRWMKNFWEVPLIKDNITPYDGMLSIYQAYRKMSLLAFANDR; the protein is encoded by the exons ATGAGTACTAAAGCAGATCTGAAGCTGTTGGGCACCAGAGTGAGCCCGTTTGTGTGGACAGTGATTTGGGCACTAAAATTGAAAGGCTTAGATTATGAATTCATAGAAGAAGATCTGTCAAACAAAAGCCCATTGCTTCTAGAAATGAATCCTATTGACAAGACTGTTCCAGTACTAGTTCATGGTGGAAAGCCAATATGTGAATCCCTTATCATTCTTCAATACATAGACGATACATGGCCTCAAAATCCCATCCTGCCTAGAGATCCTTTTCAAAGAGCCTCTGCACGATTTTGGGCTAACTTCTCTGAGGAAAAG CTATGTGGACCATCAAGAGATGCATTTTATTACACTGGAGAAAAACAAGCCAAGGGGGTTGAAACAATGAAAGAGGCATTGGGAATTCTTGAAAGTGAACTAACCGGAAAAAAATTCTTTGGAGGAGATGAGATTGGATATGTGGATATAGTAGTAGGATGGTCAACATACTGGCTCCAGTTTGTGGAAGTAGCTGCAAAGTACAAGGCAATGGACTCAACAAATTATCCTCAAATGGATAGGTGGATGAAAAACTTTTGGGAAGTGCCATTAATTAAAGATAATATTACACCTTATGATGGAATGCTCAGTATCTACCAGGCTTATAGAAAAATGTCTCTACTTGCTTTTGCCAATGATAGATAA
- the LOC132645948 gene encoding glutathione S-transferase U7-like — protein sequence MEESTDLKLLGTKESIFTQRIVWALKLKGIDHEFIEQDFSSRSSPLLVELNPIYKKVPVLVHCGKPISESLVILEYIEETWPFNPLFPVDPFERASARFWARFIDGKFYEAANKAFFSSGETKAEGVESVAEGLHILEGQIIGKKFFSGETIGYLDIVVGWIAYWLQYIEEVGEFKAMDSRKYPHLHAWINNFIQVPIIQESLPKSDAVKAAYKGFKDVAALAGAN from the exons ATGGAGGAGAGTACAGATCTGAAACTCCTGGGCACAAAAGAGAGTATATTTACTCAAAGAATAGTGTGGGCACTTAAGCTAAAAGGCATTGATCATGAATTTATTGAGCAAGATTTCTCCAGCAGGAGTAGTCCATTGCTTGTGGAGCTTAATCCAATTTATAAGAAGGTGCCGGTGCTGGTTCATTGTGGAAAACCAATATCTGAATCACTAGTTATTCTCGAGTACATTGAAGAGACATGGCCCTTTAATCCTCTATTCCCTGTGGATCCTTTTGAGAGAGCTTCTGCTCGTTTTTGGGCTAGGTTTATTGATGGCAAG TTCTATGAAGCAGCAAATAAGGCATTTTTCTCCTCTGGAGAGACTAAAGCAGAGGGGGTTGAATCGGTGGCAGAGGGATTACATATTCTTGAAGGGCAAATAATTGGGAAAAAGTTTTTTAGTGGGGAGACAATAGGGTACCTTGACATAGTAGTTGGTTGGATTGCTTACTGGTTGCAATATATAGAGGAAGTTGGTGAATTCAAAGCAATGGATTCAAGAAAATACCCTCATCTTCATGCATGGATCAATAATTTCATTCAAGTTCCGATTATTCAAGAAAGCCTTCCTAAATCTGATGCTGTCAAGGCTGCTTACAAGGGGTTCAAAGATGTTGCAGCTTTGGCTGGTGCAAATTGA
- the LOC132645949 gene encoding uncharacterized protein LOC132645949 — translation MPPKKATAAQKKKGVVGETSRAQKGTRTLAQMMRDIASRPADSATSSSSEESGAAPPVAPEVPVPEPPAPQPGAEDRAMRDAVQLLTRLVAGQVHRHGLGDGRADRRDSSRAREFLTCNPPEFFGTKPEEDPEEFIRKMRRTLHLIKASATESVELASYRLYDVAANWYESWELARGVGAPPAVWDEFSKAFLSHFLPPELRRARADRFLLLRQRGCSVREYSMEFDSLARYAPAVVATMADRMHRYIMGLDRYFVDSCLVLAAQPDMDIARIQAHAQGMEDRHRGHQPDRSQDRRQPKRAKSSGYFEEFRSGQPQQQQQSSRHSSQPAQSTPPQFSGRRFDSPGYLGAGQSSGVSGSRVDRSSGQTRPPRPQCSYCGRYHPGECYRATGACYSCGRQGHTVRECPYKGNLGGAAQPTGSVAGSSSPSIAMRPAGQGTSTSAGRGRGSGGAPSSSGPSNRIYALTSRQDPEALPNADTDFGRNGN, via the exons atgcctccgaaaaaggcgacggctgcccagaagaaaaagggcgtggtaggagagaccagccgggctcagaagggtactcggacccttgctcagatgatgcgtgatattgcgtcccggccagcagactctgctacgtcttcatcatcagaggagtctggggcagctccaccagtagctccagaggttccagtacctgagcctccagctccacagccaggggctgaggatcgggctatgagagatgcggtccagttgttgaccagactggtagcagggcaggttcatagGCACGGACTTGGGGATGGTCGTGCAGACagacgtgacagttcgagagctcgtgagttcctgacctgtaatcctccagagttcttcgggacaaagcccgaggaggatcctgaggagtttatcaggaagatgcggcgcacgttacatttgattaaggcatctgcgacagagtcagtcgagttggcttcgtaccggttgtatgatgtagcagcaaattggtacgagtcttgggagttagcCAGAGGCGttggtgctcccccagcagtctgggatgagttttctaaggcttttcttagccattttctgcctccggagttacggcgggccagggctgacagattcttattgctgagacagaggggctgcagtgttcgagagtacagtatggagttcgactcattggcccgatatgcacctgctgtggtagctactatggctgatagaatgcacaggtatattatggggctggaccgttattttgtcgacagttgcttggtattggccgctcagcccgatatggatattgcccggattcaggcgcacgctcagggcatggaggaccggcacaggggtcatcagcccgataggagtcaggatcggagacagcccaagagggccaaatCATCTGGGTATTTTGAGGAATTTCGGagtgggcagcctcagcagcagcagcagtctagcaggcattcttcccagccggcacagagcacacctccgcagttctcaggcaggagatttgatagcccagggtatttaggagcaggccagagctccggggtttcaggttcgcgggtagacaggagttccggtcagacgaggccacccaggcctcagtgttcttattgtgggagataccaccctggagagtgctaccgtgctacaggtgcttgttattcttgtggccgtcagggccatactgtgagagagtgtccgtataagggtaatttgggaggtgctgcgcagcctaccggatcagtcgctGGGTCATCGTCTCCTTCgatagccatgcgccctgcggggcaggGTACGTCGAcatcagcaggccgcggcagaggtaGTGGCGGGGCTCCCAGTtcaagcggtccttcgaaccgcatctatgccttgactagtcgacaggacccggaggcgctACCAAACGCGGATACAG attttgggcgaaacgggaattga